Proteins from a genomic interval of Pelagibaculum spongiae:
- a CDS encoding metal-dependent hydrolase, whose amino-acid sequence MPFTPFHMGPAIVVKALLRGSFSLMVFGWAQVVMDIQPLIVMISGEGHLHGFSHTYLGASLIAIFSALTGKYLSEVSLFILGFNAHWKIKIYWWVAFLSAFIGTFSHVLLDSIMHSDVEPFFPMTTSNVLLGLISTQALHQLCLYSALVGGVLYFGVNWVQKFNIQRKGGE is encoded by the coding sequence ATGCCTTTTACCCCTTTTCACATGGGACCCGCAATAGTGGTCAAAGCATTGTTGCGTGGCAGCTTCAGCTTAATGGTTTTTGGCTGGGCGCAGGTTGTTATGGATATCCAGCCTCTAATCGTCATGATATCTGGCGAGGGGCACCTTCATGGTTTTTCACATACTTATCTGGGTGCAAGCTTAATAGCGATATTCTCAGCATTAACCGGCAAGTACTTATCTGAAGTTAGTCTTTTCATATTGGGTTTTAATGCTCACTGGAAGATTAAAATTTATTGGTGGGTTGCTTTCTTGTCTGCTTTCATTGGCACATTTAGTCACGTATTGCTCGATAGCATTATGCACTCTGATGTCGAGCCATTCTTCCCGATGACAACTAGCAATGTGTTGTTGGGGCTGATTTCTACGCAAGCGTTGCATCAACTGTGTCTGTATAGCGCTCTGGTAGGTGGTGTTTTATATTTCGGCGTCAACTGGGTGCAAAAATTTAACATTCAAAGGAAAGGTGGCGAGTAA
- a CDS encoding transposase, whose amino-acid sequence MTGHHFNSAKPHSDQTFDFGRRYTDTVEIAKVGPRRVGMNPQFCHWFHCMSRVCRKAWLCGVDPDTGESFEHRRDWIVKRLALLADVFSIEIASYTVMSNHYHLVLCVNLEKANSWSGDEVLRRWCKVYQGPEMVRRYLEGDNLMPLELQYVESFVDEYRQRLVDLSWLMRSLNEPLARMANKEDKCTGHFWEGRFKAQALLDEQAILTCMAYVDLNPLRAGIAKTPEQSDYTSIQQRILRNTKVEKKPADADIEVISNETSKANLAIKPKLKPFKSKDRLQENIPFSYQDYLTLVDQTARIIRAGKAAMDNTLPPIIERLNIDQAVWIQTMGQGGNKFHRAVGCLASLRKHAVQLKQFWVGGSGSDRLFKNP is encoded by the coding sequence ATGACAGGTCACCATTTTAATTCTGCTAAACCTCATTCTGATCAGACCTTTGATTTTGGTCGACGTTATACCGACACGGTTGAAATTGCCAAGGTGGGGCCACGTCGTGTTGGAATGAATCCTCAGTTCTGCCATTGGTTCCACTGCATGAGTAGGGTATGTCGCAAGGCGTGGCTATGCGGTGTTGACCCGGACACCGGTGAAAGCTTTGAGCACCGCCGAGATTGGATTGTTAAGCGTTTGGCATTGCTGGCTGACGTTTTTTCTATTGAAATTGCTAGCTATACCGTAATGAGTAACCACTACCATTTGGTGCTGTGCGTTAATTTAGAAAAAGCTAACAGCTGGAGTGGTGATGAGGTTTTGCGCCGTTGGTGCAAAGTGTACCAAGGGCCTGAAATGGTTCGCCGTTATTTAGAGGGTGACAATTTAATGCCGTTAGAATTGCAATATGTTGAAAGTTTTGTTGATGAATATCGCCAGCGGTTGGTCGATTTAAGTTGGTTAATGCGCAGCCTGAATGAACCACTAGCAAGAATGGCGAATAAAGAAGATAAATGCACGGGGCATTTTTGGGAAGGGCGCTTTAAAGCCCAGGCTTTGTTAGATGAACAAGCCATTTTAACTTGTATGGCTTATGTTGATTTAAACCCGCTGCGCGCAGGTATAGCGAAAACGCCAGAGCAGTCTGATTATACTTCAATCCAACAACGAATTCTTCGCAATACTAAGGTTGAGAAAAAACCAGCTGATGCCGATATTGAAGTAATATCAAATGAAACTTCCAAAGCTAACTTAGCTATTAAACCTAAATTAAAGCCATTTAAAAGCAAAGATCGGCTACAAGAAAATATTCCGTTTTCTTATCAAGATTACTTAACGCTAGTTGACCAAACTGCACGGATTATCCGTGCAGGAAAAGCTGCAATGGATAATACTTTACCGCCAATTATTGAACGTTTGAATATTGACCAAGCCGTTTGGATTCAAACCATGGGCCAAGGCGGTAATAAATTCCACCGGGCAGTAGGGTGTTTGGCATCGTTGAGAAAGCATGCGGTTCAGTTGAAACAATTTTGGGTGGGCGGTTCGGGTTCAGATCGATTGTTTAAGAATCCATAG
- a CDS encoding restriction endonuclease, producing the protein MSRLENLSPIDFEDLCRDLAQVETEKRFSAFGSGPDGGIDGRHSLGDGTVILQCKHYEGSAFSSLKTAAKKEVEKIKKLAPKRYLFFTSQSLTPKKTDELVTIFGDLLTQPDDIWGREDIEGALRRNPSIEKSHIKLWLSSTVVLERILQSGLEAYTQATKAELLEDLRVYARNPSFDEAIEKLEEEKILIVSGPPGVGKTTLAKMVAYNYLNDGWMFYAINSLEDGFAKIEDDKPTVFFFDDFLGRIELDRQSLLQRDTALSIFVKRVRTSKNTRFILTTRAHIFEEARRLSDHVDDRRLQLAKYLLDIGAYTRKIKSHIFFNHLLASGLSQQHFLSLLEDDWLRKIVDHKNYNPRVIASVSSDCLDRVEPDDYPKYIYSALENPDLIWSKPFKNLDMKCQNLLITLFFGSQYGQSIEILRANYLKAHREVCLFYSQPIDPNDFEEALRTLESGFISIASNSVTFINPSLRDFLKSYLTNKELLELLLNAASRSDWVDHLWDHIIDVFGTHEEDQRFFVSCLKGFARNIAVTPTYERVEKNGSTFLHRDDLPLSERAVLLFRWWECSQDEFFLETMLSLLQTNSLDLVSWRDGPELPELHWKINNYIDDDHLKPQLLLAIEGKIVNVFAEGIPSDELVSIVEKVNEYIPHGEADHVDSAVDNAVNYEFTETTDAISDKYTEDELTEHINFLTSLANITGHNPDQAKAIVQDRIYELEEEDDPSEQRASYQPSTDIAEEKFTDDDLKSLFSGLIK; encoded by the coding sequence ATGTCCAGACTAGAAAACCTATCCCCTATTGATTTTGAAGACCTTTGTCGCGACCTTGCACAGGTTGAAACCGAAAAACGCTTTTCAGCATTTGGATCCGGACCTGATGGTGGGATAGATGGACGCCATTCTCTGGGCGACGGAACAGTGATACTACAGTGCAAGCATTATGAGGGTTCAGCCTTTTCTTCTCTAAAAACGGCTGCAAAAAAAGAAGTGGAGAAGATAAAAAAACTTGCACCAAAACGCTACTTGTTTTTTACATCTCAATCTCTGACCCCTAAAAAAACCGATGAACTCGTCACTATTTTCGGCGATCTACTAACACAGCCTGATGACATATGGGGGCGCGAGGACATCGAAGGTGCGCTGAGAAGAAACCCAAGCATAGAAAAATCGCACATCAAACTCTGGTTATCAAGTACGGTTGTTCTTGAACGAATTTTACAGTCTGGACTTGAAGCCTACACACAGGCAACGAAAGCTGAACTTTTAGAAGACCTTAGGGTTTATGCTCGCAACCCGAGTTTCGATGAAGCTATTGAAAAACTAGAAGAAGAAAAAATATTAATTGTTTCAGGGCCGCCGGGTGTAGGAAAGACAACTTTAGCAAAAATGGTGGCCTACAACTATTTAAACGACGGATGGATGTTTTATGCAATAAACTCGTTGGAAGACGGCTTCGCCAAAATTGAAGATGACAAGCCAACAGTCTTTTTCTTTGATGACTTTCTTGGACGAATTGAACTTGATCGACAATCCCTTCTTCAGCGAGATACGGCACTATCAATATTTGTTAAACGGGTAAGGACATCTAAAAATACTAGGTTTATTCTTACTACACGGGCGCATATATTTGAGGAGGCTAGAAGATTGTCCGATCATGTTGATGATCGGCGGCTTCAATTGGCTAAATATTTACTAGATATTGGTGCATATACGCGAAAAATAAAATCGCATATCTTTTTTAATCATTTGTTGGCCTCAGGGCTTTCTCAGCAGCACTTTTTATCCTTGCTTGAAGATGATTGGCTGAGAAAAATAGTGGATCATAAGAACTATAACCCCCGTGTTATAGCTTCGGTATCCAGTGATTGCCTTGATCGTGTTGAGCCAGATGATTACCCAAAATATATCTATTCCGCCTTAGAAAACCCTGACCTTATTTGGAGCAAGCCTTTTAAAAATCTTGACATGAAGTGTCAGAATCTTTTGATCACTTTATTTTTTGGTAGCCAGTACGGACAGAGCATTGAAATTCTTAGAGCTAATTATTTAAAGGCTCACCGCGAAGTATGTTTATTTTACTCACAACCGATTGATCCAAATGATTTTGAAGAAGCTTTGCGAACACTGGAATCAGGTTTTATTTCGATTGCGAGCAACTCGGTAACATTTATTAATCCATCTCTTAGAGACTTCCTTAAATCATATCTTACCAATAAAGAGCTTTTAGAGTTATTACTTAACGCCGCAAGTCGATCCGACTGGGTTGACCATCTATGGGATCATATTATAGATGTATTTGGAACACACGAAGAAGATCAGCGCTTTTTTGTATCATGCCTAAAGGGCTTTGCTCGCAACATAGCTGTAACACCAACTTATGAACGTGTAGAAAAAAATGGTTCTACATTCTTACACCGCGACGACCTTCCACTTTCCGAAAGGGCAGTCTTACTATTTCGCTGGTGGGAATGCTCACAAGATGAATTTTTTCTTGAGACAATGCTTAGCCTACTTCAAACTAATTCTCTTGATTTGGTCTCTTGGCGAGATGGGCCGGAACTACCTGAACTGCACTGGAAAATTAACAACTATATCGACGACGACCACCTAAAGCCTCAATTATTGCTCGCGATTGAAGGTAAAATTGTCAATGTATTTGCTGAAGGAATTCCTTCAGATGAATTAGTATCAATTGTTGAGAAAGTTAATGAGTATATACCTCATGGTGAGGCTGATCATGTCGATAGTGCTGTCGACAATGCGGTTAACTATGAGTTTACGGAGACGACTGATGCTATCAGCGATAAATATACAGAGGATGAGCTTACAGAGCATATTAATTTTTTAACTTCACTTGCAAACATTACTGGTCATAACCCCGATCAAGCAAAGGCTATTGTTCAAGATCGTATTTATGAACTGGAAGAAGAAGATGATCCATCTGAACAAAGAGCATCTTATCAGCCTTCTACTGATATCGCCGAGGAAAAGTTTACTGACGATGATCTAAAAAGCCTTTTCTCTGGCCTTATAAAATAA
- a CDS encoding ferritin-like domain-containing protein, which yields MTNMQQGAFEALQSSECDEKCSLVFQLENQWLAGELTLFSGESHASLDQPGRPTRPVLVEPSQLASRSLGSEEGRIGLIHSLAHIEFNAINLALDAICRFSGMPDPYYSDWLEVAREEAEHFLMLREHLRRYGRDYGDLPAHGGLWRMAMDTAHDPMHRMALVPRLMEARGLDVTPGIIKKLTSIGEMELVASLQRILDDEIGHVEVGNRWYGWLCRQRELNPLATFKELLSTCPVSIRGPFNEAARLEAGFTKEEMQLINELDQAMRRPKSA from the coding sequence ATGACCAACATGCAACAAGGGGCATTTGAAGCCCTGCAAAGCAGTGAGTGCGATGAAAAATGCTCGCTGGTATTTCAACTGGAAAACCAATGGCTAGCAGGTGAATTAACCCTTTTTTCTGGTGAATCACATGCCTCACTCGATCAACCCGGTCGGCCGACTCGACCGGTTCTAGTCGAGCCATCGCAATTGGCTTCTCGTTCTTTAGGTTCTGAAGAAGGGCGAATTGGCCTGATTCATTCATTGGCCCATATCGAATTTAATGCAATTAATTTAGCGCTCGATGCGATTTGTCGTTTTTCTGGTATGCCAGACCCTTATTATTCCGATTGGTTAGAAGTGGCCCGAGAAGAAGCTGAGCATTTTTTAATGCTGCGCGAACACTTGCGCCGTTATGGCCGTGATTATGGTGATCTGCCTGCCCACGGTGGTCTATGGCGAATGGCAATGGACACAGCGCATGACCCAATGCACCGAATGGCGCTAGTGCCTCGGCTGATGGAAGCGCGTGGCCTGGATGTAACGCCGGGCATTATAAAAAAGCTGACCTCAATAGGGGAAATGGAGTTGGTTGCTAGTCTGCAGCGTATTCTGGATGATGAAATTGGCCATGTAGAAGTCGGTAACCGCTGGTATGGCTGGTTGTGTCGTCAACGAGAACTCAACCCGCTAGCCACCTTTAAAGAACTGCTATCAACTTGCCCGGTATCTATTCGTGGTCCTTTTAATGAAGCAGCCCGCTTGGAGGCAGGTTTTACGAAAGAAGAAATGCAATTGATTAACGAATTAGACCAAGCAATGCGCCGACCGAAAAGCGCTTAG
- a CDS encoding transglutaminase TgpA family protein has protein sequence MQGNLSQQQIQRLIVLQGVVLLPHFFRFSWLVTVIWGVGALWQWFRLRNNWPLPGKKIKPLLVIVGLVASGMTLSGSGKLEGAASFLLVMAALKLWELKNSRDGFVLACTSYFLILTLFLFDQTLLMGAYLLLSIWLITMGLISVNGRAEFSWKAGLKLSGGLVLQSLPLAVVLFLIFPRLSTPLWSIWKESSAKVGLSDQVSPGDFSRLSKTNEVAFRAKFFGERPARSDLYWRAMVLSEFDGVRWRRAPRAKQLQEYYLGQLQSLHQLTPTGPAYEYEITLGATEQRWMFALDRPSGVPLDATAAYGGNIQANSKLHLPILYQLLSYPSYRMAGSISDFELDLETQLPDGYAEQTRQFARDMFKKYPNPQQFVRQVLAWFNQQPFYYTLEPPRLGNNPVDEFLFDSRRGFCGHYASAMAVILREVGLPTRLVSGYLGGEYNPVGNYLIVRQRDAHAWVESWLPGTGWTRIDPTGAVAPERVLQSVEEALEQRDPGYQSSFFETAIRDSWFNGARLAWDSVNNSYNRWLIGYDHQRQNEFLKYFGLDTLKPWQLAALFAAFMGIASMVALSALLLGREKLSAESMAYQAFCRKCARRGVTRLSNEGPIDFQLRLIEQWPEKDAQIDKITNLYIQLRYLPAQAKQRTELVRSLKKGVRSF, from the coding sequence ATGCAAGGTAATTTAAGCCAACAACAAATCCAACGATTAATCGTTTTGCAGGGTGTGGTTTTGTTGCCGCACTTTTTTCGATTCTCCTGGTTAGTAACGGTTATTTGGGGTGTTGGTGCCCTATGGCAATGGTTTCGCCTGCGCAATAACTGGCCGCTACCGGGTAAAAAAATTAAACCTCTGCTGGTAATTGTTGGCTTGGTTGCCAGTGGCATGACCTTATCTGGCTCGGGCAAGCTAGAAGGCGCAGCCTCATTTTTATTGGTGATGGCGGCATTAAAATTATGGGAATTAAAAAACTCCCGTGATGGTTTTGTATTGGCCTGCACCAGTTATTTTCTAATTTTAACTTTATTCCTGTTTGATCAAACCTTACTGATGGGCGCGTATTTGCTGCTGTCTATCTGGTTGATCACTATGGGATTAATTAGCGTTAATGGCCGGGCAGAATTTAGTTGGAAAGCCGGGCTGAAATTAAGTGGTGGCTTGGTGCTGCAATCGCTGCCATTAGCGGTGGTGCTATTTTTAATTTTCCCTCGGCTATCAACGCCCTTGTGGAGTATTTGGAAAGAATCATCGGCCAAGGTTGGTTTGTCTGACCAAGTGTCGCCGGGTGATTTTTCTCGTTTAAGCAAAACCAATGAAGTGGCATTTCGCGCTAAATTCTTTGGCGAACGACCTGCTAGAAGCGATCTTTATTGGCGGGCAATGGTGTTATCTGAGTTTGATGGTGTGCGCTGGCGGCGGGCGCCGCGGGCTAAGCAGCTTCAGGAATATTACCTTGGCCAGCTTCAGTCGTTGCATCAACTAACGCCAACTGGCCCGGCTTATGAATATGAAATAACACTGGGTGCCACCGAGCAGCGTTGGATGTTTGCGCTCGATCGGCCTTCGGGCGTGCCATTAGATGCCACAGCAGCTTATGGCGGTAATATTCAAGCCAATAGTAAATTGCATTTGCCGATTTTGTATCAATTGCTTTCTTACCCGTCTTATCGAATGGCTGGTTCGATTAGTGATTTTGAATTAGATTTGGAAACCCAATTACCTGATGGTTATGCTGAACAAACTCGGCAATTCGCCCGGGATATGTTTAAGAAATATCCTAATCCGCAACAGTTTGTCAGGCAGGTATTGGCGTGGTTTAACCAGCAGCCATTTTATTACACCCTTGAGCCACCACGATTAGGCAACAATCCAGTAGATGAATTTTTGTTTGATAGCCGACGCGGTTTTTGTGGCCACTATGCCAGTGCAATGGCGGTTATTTTACGAGAAGTTGGCCTGCCAACGCGCTTGGTTTCTGGTTATCTCGGTGGTGAATATAATCCGGTCGGTAATTACCTGATTGTTCGTCAGCGTGATGCCCATGCCTGGGTTGAATCTTGGCTGCCCGGTACTGGCTGGACTCGAATTGACCCAACCGGTGCGGTCGCGCCAGAGCGGGTGTTGCAGTCGGTTGAAGAGGCATTAGAACAACGTGATCCGGGTTACCAAAGTTCATTCTTTGAAACCGCAATTCGCGACAGTTGGTTTAATGGTGCACGGCTGGCTTGGGATTCGGTCAATAACAGTTATAACCGTTGGCTAATTGGCTACGACCATCAGAGGCAAAATGAATTTTTAAAATATTTCGGTTTAGATACGTTAAAGCCTTGGCAACTCGCTGCGCTGTTTGCTGCCTTTATGGGAATAGCTTCAATGGTTGCTTTGTCTGCCTTGTTGCTTGGCCGAGAAAAATTATCAGCAGAATCCATGGCGTATCAGGCATTTTGTCGTAAATGCGCCAGACGCGGTGTTACGCGACTATCTAACGAAGGGCCGATTGATTTCCAGCTGCGGTTAATTGAGCAATGGCCCGAAAAAGATGCCCAAATCGATAAAATAACAAATCTCTATATTCAGCTGAGATATTTGCCTGCACAGGCAAAGCAGAGAACTGAACTAGTTCGCTCGCTGAAAAAGGGCGTGCGGAGTTTCTAA
- a CDS encoding DUF58 domain-containing protein: protein MSFATRVRRWALRRAPQSAQAILNHRCIYVLPNARGAVFIILLLLMLLAAMNYQKSLAYVMTFILGSLLHSTIVYTYRNLSGLKLSLNSGRACFVGDLASFQLVVESPRKGRQQLRFRISEYWKNLDHLRGGREVVDIEVAASKRGWLQAPPLEVETDFPMGLIRAWSWQNLSSQVLVYPHPLAPPERLAQRGGGDGDKPNPTPGQEDYQGMRPYHFGDSPRHLAWKALASEKGLFTKVFDAAVSDDMWFEWDAFSGIAVERRLSYLTWQILEADRRNLIYGMKLPGTTLGPASSKKHFKQCLQALALFEGGTAESHKVEAVNNAR from the coding sequence ATGAGTTTTGCTACGCGAGTCAGGCGCTGGGCATTGCGTCGAGCGCCGCAATCTGCTCAGGCAATTTTAAATCACCGCTGTATTTATGTGCTGCCCAATGCACGCGGCGCGGTATTTATTATTTTATTGTTGCTGATGCTTTTGGCGGCAATGAACTACCAAAAAAGTCTCGCTTATGTGATGACATTTATTCTGGGTAGTTTATTACATTCAACCATTGTTTATACCTACCGAAATTTATCTGGATTAAAACTATCGCTTAATTCAGGTAGAGCCTGTTTTGTTGGCGATTTAGCTAGTTTTCAATTGGTGGTTGAATCACCACGAAAAGGCCGCCAGCAATTAAGATTTCGAATTTCTGAATATTGGAAAAATCTGGATCATCTGCGAGGTGGTCGAGAAGTGGTCGATATTGAAGTGGCCGCCAGTAAAAGAGGCTGGTTACAAGCGCCGCCATTAGAAGTGGAAACAGATTTTCCAATGGGGTTGATTCGTGCCTGGAGCTGGCAGAATTTATCCTCTCAAGTTTTAGTTTATCCGCACCCGTTAGCACCGCCAGAGCGTTTAGCGCAACGAGGAGGAGGTGATGGTGACAAACCTAACCCAACTCCGGGCCAGGAAGATTATCAAGGCATGCGCCCTTATCATTTTGGTGATTCACCGCGTCATTTGGCCTGGAAAGCTTTGGCCAGTGAGAAGGGATTGTTCACTAAAGTATTTGACGCTGCAGTTAGTGACGACATGTGGTTCGAATGGGATGCATTTTCTGGCATAGCCGTTGAGCGACGTTTGAGTTATTTGACTTGGCAAATATTAGAAGCTGATCGACGTAATTTAATTTACGGAATGAAATTACCCGGCACCACATTAGGCCCAGCATCTAGCAAAAAACATTTCAAACAATGTTTGCAGGCGCTAGCGCTTTTTGAAGGTGGCACTGCCGAATCCCATAAAGTGGAGGCGGTTAATAATGCAAGGTAA
- a CDS encoding AAA family ATPase, producing MRLLADKKETPSALIEVLKHLDQIVVGKSRQVRLSLACILARGHLLVEDLPGMGKTTLAHALAKVMHLDFQRLQFTSDLLPADITGVSIYDRNTASFSFHPGPVFTQLMLADEINRATPKAQSALLEAMEEGQVTVEGETRQLPEPFFVVATQNPIEQSGTFALPESQLDRFLMRIELGYPDHKAEREILSGRNRKHMMTDLQAVLNQQQLLDFQQQVSEVFASDAVLDYLQQILAYTRQSGEYRAGISPRGGLSLLAAAKAWAFLDGRNHMLPEDIKAVVPCVLSHRLQPVDGRSASLDHQGIENLLQAVSVNL from the coding sequence ATGCGCTTATTGGCAGATAAAAAAGAAACACCGTCGGCACTCATTGAAGTTTTGAAGCACCTTGATCAAATCGTGGTAGGTAAGTCACGACAGGTCAGATTGTCTCTCGCCTGTATATTGGCCAGAGGCCATTTGCTGGTAGAAGATTTGCCGGGCATGGGAAAAACTACCTTGGCACATGCCTTGGCTAAAGTGATGCATCTGGATTTCCAGCGACTGCAATTTACCAGTGACTTGTTACCGGCAGATATTACCGGCGTTTCAATTTACGACCGTAATACCGCCAGTTTTAGTTTTCATCCCGGGCCGGTTTTCACTCAGCTAATGTTGGCTGATGAAATTAACCGCGCCACGCCAAAAGCACAAAGTGCTTTATTGGAAGCGATGGAAGAAGGGCAGGTAACGGTTGAAGGTGAAACGCGCCAGTTACCAGAGCCGTTTTTTGTTGTCGCAACGCAAAACCCGATTGAACAAAGCGGTACCTTTGCTTTGCCGGAATCTCAGTTGGACCGTTTTTTAATGCGGATCGAATTGGGTTATCCCGATCATAAGGCAGAAAGAGAGATTCTATCTGGCCGTAATCGAAAACATATGATGACCGATTTGCAAGCGGTGTTGAATCAGCAGCAATTGCTTGATTTCCAACAGCAGGTCAGTGAAGTGTTTGCCAGTGATGCGGTGTTGGATTATCTGCAACAAATTTTGGCTTATACTCGCCAGTCGGGTGAATATCGCGCCGGTATTTCACCACGTGGTGGTTTGTCTTTATTGGCTGCGGCTAAAGCCTGGGCATTTCTCGATGGTCGCAATCATATGTTGCCAGAAGATATTAAAGCGGTGGTGCCCTGTGTGTTATCACACCGGTTACAACCGGTAGATGGTCGAAGTGCCAGCTTGGATCATCAGGGAATTGAAAACCTGCTGCAGGCGGTGTCGGTTAATCTATGA
- a CDS encoding O-succinylhomoserine sulfhydrylase produces the protein MKSSETEPFNPSAWQEQTVALRAGVEKTDQMENSEALFLNSSFSFESAEHAAATFAGDQPGNVYSRFTNPTVQAFERRLAAMESAEACVATASGMAAITALCMGLLKQGDHILASKELFGSVPSLFDKVFSKFGIETSYVEVANLEQWQAGIRPETKMLFLESPSNPLGVLGDIPEISKIAKAANALLVVDNCFCTPILQKPLELGADLVVHSATKYLDGQGRCIGGAVCGSQDLIDEVFNIVRTCGPSMSPFNAWVFLKGLETLPLRMPYICNQALELARWLEQQPQIETVNFPGLESHPHHQLAKKQQKYFGGVVSFEVKGGREAAFRFINNVQLMSLTANLGDVRTTVTHPSTTTHGRLTEEARQQAGIHQGLVRIAVGLEALEDLQADIAKGLSAV, from the coding sequence GTGAAAAGTAGTGAGACAGAACCATTCAATCCATCGGCTTGGCAAGAGCAAACGGTAGCGCTGCGAGCCGGTGTTGAAAAAACGGATCAAATGGAAAACTCTGAGGCATTGTTCCTCAATTCCAGTTTCAGTTTTGAAAGTGCAGAGCATGCTGCAGCTACTTTTGCTGGCGACCAGCCAGGTAATGTTTATTCCCGTTTTACCAATCCAACCGTTCAGGCGTTTGAACGCCGTTTAGCGGCGATGGAATCTGCCGAGGCTTGTGTGGCCACTGCATCGGGCATGGCAGCAATTACAGCTTTATGTATGGGCCTGCTCAAGCAGGGCGATCACATTCTGGCATCCAAAGAATTATTTGGTTCAGTACCTTCGTTGTTCGATAAGGTTTTTAGCAAGTTTGGTATTGAAACCAGTTATGTCGAAGTGGCGAATCTAGAGCAATGGCAAGCCGGTATTCGTCCAGAAACTAAAATGCTGTTTTTGGAAAGCCCGTCCAATCCTTTAGGGGTGCTGGGTGATATTCCAGAGATTTCAAAAATTGCTAAGGCAGCCAATGCATTGCTGGTGGTAGACAACTGTTTTTGCACGCCTATTTTGCAAAAGCCACTTGAGTTAGGTGCAGATTTGGTCGTGCATTCAGCAACCAAATATCTCGATGGCCAAGGCCGTTGTATTGGTGGCGCGGTTTGTGGCAGCCAAGACTTAATTGATGAAGTTTTTAATATCGTGCGAACTTGTGGCCCGAGCATGAGTCCATTTAATGCCTGGGTATTCCTCAAGGGGCTGGAAACACTGCCACTGCGGATGCCATATATTTGTAACCAGGCATTAGAATTAGCCCGGTGGCTTGAACAGCAACCGCAAATCGAAACAGTTAATTTTCCTGGATTGGAAAGTCACCCACACCATCAGCTGGCTAAAAAGCAGCAAAAATATTTTGGTGGTGTGGTGTCTTTTGAAGTCAAAGGCGGCCGTGAAGCAGCGTTCCGTTTTATCAACAATGTTCAGTTGATGAGTTTGACTGCCAATTTAGGCGATGTCCGAACCACGGTGACCCATCCCTCAACCACCACCCATGGTCGGTTGACAGAAGAAGCGCGTCAGCAAGCAGGAATTCACCAAGGTTTGGTTAGAATTGCTGTCGGTTTAGAAGCTTTAGAAGATTTGCAGGCGGATATCGCAAAAGGTTTGTCCGCAGTTTGA